AACCAAATTGGCCATGGGAATTAACAACAGGGCACAGGTTAATGGGCCTATGGGGGAACCTAATCCTATCAATGGGGAAGTGAAAAGAACTTTGTATTTCTATTTTGGGATTCCTAAATCAGAAAAAGAGAATACCCAGTTTATGATGCCTAAAGAGAATATTTTAACAGATTAATTCGTATTGGAAGGTGATGAAGAAGACGTTGATATTTAAACTTTTTTTATGTTTATCCTTAGTTATAAACTATGCATTTGCACAATCTAATGAAATCAAATTTGATTGGATCGACAAAGTGGGTGCAAAAAAAGCACCAGAAGGTAAGGGAATGTTTAATGTAGCAAAATATGGTGCAAAGGGAGACGGTAAAACGTTAAATACAAATACTATTCAGAAAGCGATTGATGATTGCGCAAAAAAAGGAGGAGGGATTGTCGTTTTTAATCCTGGAGAGTATTTGACTGGATCTGTTTTTGTAAAAAAAGGCGTAAATCTAAGAATCGATAAAGGTGTCACTATTTTAGGAAGTCAGGATATTAAAGACTATAAAGTGATTGATACCAGAGTGGCGGGGATAGAAATGGAATGGCCCGCAGCTTTGATTAATGTGCTGGATCAGGAAGATGCGATGATTAGCGGAAAGGGATTAATCAATGCGCAAGGGAAGGTTTTTTGGGACTACTATTGGAACCTAAGAAAGGAATATGAACCCAAAGGTTTGCGTTGGATTATTGACTATGACGCCAGAAGACCAAGGACAATTCTGGTATCCAATTCGAAGAACGTAACCATCAAAGATTTGAATATTCAACAGGCAGGATTCTGGACAGTACAGGTGGTATATTCGTCTTATGTAACCGTAGATGGTTTAACAATTAATAATAATGTTGGAGGGCATGGCCCAAGTACAGACGGAGTAGATATCGATTCATCTTCGTGGATTTTGGTACAAAATACAGATATAGATTGTAATGATGATAATTTTTGTATTAAGGCAGGAAGGGATGCAGACGGACTGAGGGTGAATAGACCTTGTGAATATGTTGTGATAAGAGATTGTGTGGCCAGAAAAGGAGGTGGATTACTTACATTAGGTAGTGAAACCTCGGGAGGTATCAGAAATATTTATGCGTCCAATATTAAGGGCATGGCAACCAGTAATTGTTTAAATATTAAATCTGCAGTAACCAGAGGAGGTTTTGTAGAAAATGTTTTACTGGAAAATGTGACGATGGATAGCGTGGGTACGGTTTTACAAGTTAACATGAACTGGAATCCTGCATATAGTTATTCGGAGCTGCCGAAGGGATATGACTATAATTCCATTCCTAAACATTGGAAGGCCTTGTTGCAAAAGGTTGAACCTAAAGAAAAAGGAATTCCCATTTTTAAAAATATTTACATGAATAACATCCACATAAAAGGTGCAAAACGAGCTATTAATGTGGTTGGACTTCCTCAATCTAAAGTAGAAAATGTCAATCTCAAAAATGTATCCATAGAAGCAGATGCAGCCGGGCAGATCAGGTATAGTACAAACTGGAAATTGCAGAATTTCAATTTGAAAACCAGAAACAATTCTAAAGTTAAAATAGAAGATTCCGAAGGAATAGAATTACCATAAATTTATTTAAAGCATAGATATGAAAATTATAAGACTGATCATTTTATTGTTCTTGATATCCGTAAACAGTGTACTGGCCAAAGAAACTTTTCCTGATGGAACAGCTATTCCGGACTGGTTTAAAAAGGAAATTCCAACAGATATCAATAAACTGGGAACACATTATAAACTTACAGATTTTGGTGTACTAAACGATAGCACAATCGTACAAACAGAAATAATACAATCCGTTATTGATAAGGCTTTTAACGCTGGGGGCGGAGTCGTAATTGTACCAAAAGGTGTATTTTTAAGCGGTTCATTGTTCTTTAAACCAAAGACGCATTTATATCTTGAAGAAGGAGCTGTTCTAAAAGGAAGCGATGATATCAACAATTTCCGTTTGTTAACTACGAGAATGGAAGGGCAAACCGTTAAATATTTTGCTGCTTTAGTGAACGCAGATCAGGTTGACGGTTTTACTATTTCTGGTAAAGGAACATTAAACGGAAATGGATTAAGGTATTGGAAATCATTTTGGTTGAGAAGGCAGTTTAATCCGCAATGTACCAATATGGACGAAATGCGCCCAAGAGTACTTTATGTTTCCAATAGTAACAATGTGCAGATCTCTGGAATTACGCTGAAAAACTCACCGTTCTGGACATCACACTTCTATAAATGCGAATATGTAAGATTAGTAGATCTGCATATTTTAGCTCCTGAACATCCGGTAAAAGCGCCAAGTTCAGACGCCATAGATTTGGACGCATGCAAAAACGTCCATATTAAAAACTGCTACTTGTCTGTAAATGACGATGCGATAGCATTAAAAGGAGGGAAAGGGCCATCCGCAGATAAAGACCCGAATAACGGGTCGAATTCAAATATAATAATCGAAGATAATAGCTTTGGTTTTTGCCATAGCGCACTCACATGCGGGAGCGAATCAATCCATAGCTATAATATCATTTTCAGAAGGAATAAAGTAGATGGGGCTAAAAGACTTTTACAATTAAAAATGCGCCCGGATACGCCGCAGTTATACGAAAATATTCTTGTTGAAGATATAACGGGTAATGTAACGAGTATGGTTTTTATCAAACCATGGACACAGTTTTTTGATTTAAAAGGAGAAAAAGATATCAAAATGTCTTATGCGAAGAATGTCACATTAAAGAATATTGATTTGGATTGTGATATAGCTTTCGATATTCAGAAGTCTAATCAATATATTTTGTCAGACTTTACCTTCGAAAATCTTAATATCCGTGAAAAAAAGAGATCCGCAGTGAATGTGGAACTTGTCAATAATTTCAAACTAAAAAATGTGAAAGTGAATGGTGTAAAATTGGATAAATAAAATTTGCATTGCTTAGCTTTTCTATATTCTTGACATTATAAACCTAGATCAGTGAGGATGAAAAAAATGAAATCATATTGTATTGCAATAATTGTATTGCTTGTATGTGTTTCTCAGGTTAAAGGTACATTGCTGGAACCTAAGTTCCGGCATTATTCAACGGAACACGGTTTATCACATGATGGAGTATTATGTATCAAGGAAGATTCGGAGGGCTTTATTTGGTTAGGTACCTGGGATGGTATTAACAGATATGATGGAAATAATTTTAAAACTTATAAAGCCAGACCGGGAGACAATTCGTTTTTAAAGAACAATAAAATCCGTGATATTATTGAAGATAAGATTGGCTATTTATGGGTAAAAACTTATGACAGGAAAGTTTACCGGTTCGACAAAGCTCGCGAGGAGTTTTTGCCAGTTATAAAATCCAATAAAGGAGAAAGTCTGGAGCATATTTTTATTGATAAAGTCATCCCTGTTTCTAACGGAGATGTCTGGTTGACAACGGAAGATAACGGGGTGTTATGTGTCTTGGACAAAGGGAATGGAGACATAGATGTTGTAAATTATAATTCAGAAAAGAGTTTTTTTGGAAACAGTAATGTCAATTTTATATATGAGGATCAACAGCATAGAGTTTGGTTCGGCACAAAAAACGGATTGATATGCCTGGTAAAAAATGGAAAAAAATATGTTTCTTATCTCGCTCCCAAAACAAGGTCTTACGGAAGTAATTTGAATTTTACCAAAGTGTCCTCCAATTCCAATGGTAAACTATTCTTTTCTACTTCGAATGGATTTTTGGTAGAGTATAATCCTGAATTCAAAGCTTTCTATGCTAAAAAGGTTGTAGATGCGGATATATTGGATATACTGGTTTCAAAAACAGGAAATGTTTACTTAACAGCTAGGAAACAAGGGTTAATTATTTACAATCATATAAAATCCAGTTTCCGATATGAACATGATGGGGGGAATACATATTATTGGATATATGAAGACAGAACAGGCAATATTTGGCTGGAACCAGAAAAAGCGGGAGTAGTTCTATATAAACCATCTACTCAATCATTTTACCCGTTTGTCCATAACAAAGAGGATAATTTACCCTACGTCGCGAAAAGCAGGCAAGGCAATGATAAAAGCTTTAATGTTTTCGAAGATGCTAATAATTTGTTATGGGTTTGTCTGAAAGGTGGAGGCTTTGGCTATTATGACAAAAATGCGAATAAGCTAAACTATTTCTACAATAACCCGGAAGAGAAAAATAAACTTTTTACCAATAACATCGTAACGGCTTATTCAGACAAGAGAGGTGTGTTGTGGTTTTGTACAAGAAACGGAGGAATAAATAAAGTAGTTTTTTCACCAAATAACTTCGAATACAAACAGCTGACCAAGAACCCATCGAATAAGTTTGAGAATGAAGTCAGGGCCTTATTCCAGGATTCGGATGATAAAATATGGATAACGAACAAACTAGGCGGGTTATCGGTTTATAAAGGTGAGAAAATAGAAGTAGTGGATGAAAATCAAAATCTGGGTAGCATATATTGTATAACGGAAGACAGAAACAAGAATATCTGGATAGGAACAAAAGGTCAGGGCTTGTTGAAATTACAGCCCAAAAATGAAAGCAGAACAAAATATAAGGTCTCTAGATATACAAATGAACCTGGTGATTTAACCAGTCTAAGTAATAACCAGATTTATAGTGTTGTCGAGGATCAGACCGGACAATTGTGGATAGGAACTTTTGGAGGTGGCATAAATTTGCTTATTGAAGAAAGAGGCCGGGTTAAGTTTAAAAACATCAATAACTCTTTTAAGAATTATCCAAAACACACATTTAATGTTATCCGGCATATTATACAGGGACCGGACAAAAATATCTGGTTAGCAACCACCGATGGGATTTTGCGTTTTAATCCTAATGAAAATCCTGATTATTCAAAGTTTAGGCCAACGGTTAAAATTCCCGGAGATAAGAATAG
This genomic interval from Pseudopedobacter saltans DSM 12145 contains the following:
- a CDS encoding glycoside hydrolase family 28 protein, encoding MKKTLIFKLFLCLSLVINYAFAQSNEIKFDWIDKVGAKKAPEGKGMFNVAKYGAKGDGKTLNTNTIQKAIDDCAKKGGGIVVFNPGEYLTGSVFVKKGVNLRIDKGVTILGSQDIKDYKVIDTRVAGIEMEWPAALINVLDQEDAMISGKGLINAQGKVFWDYYWNLRKEYEPKGLRWIIDYDARRPRTILVSNSKNVTIKDLNIQQAGFWTVQVVYSSYVTVDGLTINNNVGGHGPSTDGVDIDSSSWILVQNTDIDCNDDNFCIKAGRDADGLRVNRPCEYVVIRDCVARKGGGLLTLGSETSGGIRNIYASNIKGMATSNCLNIKSAVTRGGFVENVLLENVTMDSVGTVLQVNMNWNPAYSYSELPKGYDYNSIPKHWKALLQKVEPKEKGIPIFKNIYMNNIHIKGAKRAINVVGLPQSKVENVNLKNVSIEADAAGQIRYSTNWKLQNFNLKTRNNSKVKIEDSEGIELP
- a CDS encoding rhamnogalacturonidase; translated protein: MKIIRLIILLFLISVNSVLAKETFPDGTAIPDWFKKEIPTDINKLGTHYKLTDFGVLNDSTIVQTEIIQSVIDKAFNAGGGVVIVPKGVFLSGSLFFKPKTHLYLEEGAVLKGSDDINNFRLLTTRMEGQTVKYFAALVNADQVDGFTISGKGTLNGNGLRYWKSFWLRRQFNPQCTNMDEMRPRVLYVSNSNNVQISGITLKNSPFWTSHFYKCEYVRLVDLHILAPEHPVKAPSSDAIDLDACKNVHIKNCYLSVNDDAIALKGGKGPSADKDPNNGSNSNIIIEDNSFGFCHSALTCGSESIHSYNIIFRRNKVDGAKRLLQLKMRPDTPQLYENILVEDITGNVTSMVFIKPWTQFFDLKGEKDIKMSYAKNVTLKNIDLDCDIAFDIQKSNQYILSDFTFENLNIREKKRSAVNVELVNNFKLKNVKVNGVKLDK